The Plasmodium vinckei vinckei genome assembly, chromosome: PVVCY_09 genome includes the window GCATAAATATCAAAAAgttttatacataaaaattaaaaaaaaaaatgtctaatatatattatatacccaaatggatataaatataaaatttaaaatagccaaaatattatggcaatttttattattattcctTTGTTTGTTTGTTGTCTTGCATTTTAATAAGCAAATGACACAAATAAACATTGGAGCAATGACTAAAACAAGTAGAAATCCAtgtaaacaaaatttaGAAACATGAACGAAAACAATTATAAactaattttaaatacGGAAACATAGATTAACTAAACATGTatgtgtatgtatatatatataaacatatataaacgTGTGCATGTGCTTGAATAGGggcattttttaaattaattttttttttttttcggtTTGTCATTTTGACtatcttttataatatgagaaaaaataatatcatcATTATCTGAAACCATTGGATCTAAATGAGACCATTCGGGATGTCTAATAATTTCCAATTGGGGGGGTTTAAAAATcttttgcatatatttgataGAGGAATCTGAATCAACAAGACAATCTTTATCACCATATATAAGACATATAGGAATTGTACAtcgtttattatttttttcaaaaatgcCTGTTGTGGGTTCGTTTGCAATAAATGATGATAACCATCTTTTCATATTAGCATCCGAAGTCGATCCACTTGGagtatttaaataatatatatctttattaGATGGactatataaaacaaattttaaaacatcTGAAGTTAAATGATGAGCTAAATCAATTATGTGATGcttatgatatttttttggaaGATACTTCATAAGATATCTTCTGAATTTTAATATCGTTTTAAAATGCTTTGATATGgctataaacatttttaatggGCGTTCCATGTTCGATCTTGTCGGCAAAATAATAGGCAAAGACATTAAGTAGCATTTCTCTATACTATTATTGACATAAGGGCTTACACAACCAccaattaaaaatgatatagaCCCTTGTGATAATccaacatattttattttatcttgtTGTGTTTCAGttgctatatatttaactaTTGCAGGTATATCTTTCGCTCCCATATCTTCAAATGTCcatctatttttttctttaatattttttttaacatctTTTCTTTTCATATTATCAATAGATTTTAAATCTTTCTCTGTTATGCCAACTAGttcaaacatttttttaatatttatatcgtctgaattaaataaattatcattcctcacattttcttttgtattactagttaattttttctgtTTTAGAGTACCACTTTTAGAGGTCTCACCAATCATTGGCTCTTTGCCATTCCCATTATTTTGACAATTTGTTGTTGGTTTTTGTCGTAAATTAGTCTTACTCACTTCTTTTGTATTCACAtctgatttatttttcgtTAGGTTAGGTTGATCTtggttattttttttttgaaagtCATTTTCATCAAACCCAATGTCATACAAATCCTCAATTGTATATCGttctaaattttttttcatggcatatttttttccaacaTATTCGGTTAAACCACTTCCTCTATTATTACAAAGCCAAacatcataattttttaaaaataatttaataggTAAAGAGGTATATCCATTTGCTATTGTACTTATAGATGATTCGAATAAGCCATGGCCTAAACAAAATACTTCTTTTTTGgggtttttcttttttaaaggTACACCATTTTTACCTGATTCTACAAcatgatataaatttaattgatAACCATCGACTGTATAAGCATGATGTTTTTCTACTTTATAGTCTCCATTTGTCGCCTGAAGAACAGCTCGTTCCATATCATCAAGTTTTTCTAACGTGTTAATTAAATCATTGGGCAATCCTTTTTtccaattattattattgttattttcatttataaaattaaaatcatatggttcattttttatttcattaagTATAGGAGTTACATTTGTATTCGCTACTGATAGCCCACCATTCAAAGTATTTAATGCCATTATTGTAAAACATggacatgtatatattacataataTTGTGTGATGACATGAAATActaaaacaatattttctttatattatttaataactAATTTTGATGATTCATACTaagcatattttattttaaaaactaaaacaaattattatataatgggATCGAATCTTATCAATCCCTAacacataaaaaaagtataaaaaattaaatattatcacCTAATAATACTAGgcaatgtaaaaatatttaattttgtaataGCGCGGggtttttcataaaatcaaaaatatatcaaaacaaaatctataaaaagtgtttaataatttaaatattaaaaattatataacattttttattagcataaaaaattgagttaaacatgatatatatataccccttaataaaaataaattaaattttaaagtttgctatattttataaaattcaattacgaaaaaaaatataaaataattatataaaatttatttaagaaaatcacaaaataattttaagaCTCTATTAAATACAACAACAATAACaacaataaattaaaaaaaaattctaaCCGATCtagcaaaaaatattatattaaaaaggcAAGACAAACgcattaaaaatgtaaaaataaaaacgtAAAAAACgtagaaatataaaaaaaaaaaggcataaaaaatataaaaaaatttgtaaaaaaatgttaagaattttttaaaaattctttaaaaaaattaaatggcAAATCCAAAAAATCAAGGGTACCAATAAAATGCCAAGTTCATTTAGTTTTACTATtaagttatatttttttaaaaatctGAAATTACTTACTAATTGATATATACTTAATCAATCTAAacagttttatattttatttttagattaaaaaatatggcaTTATGTAAAGATTtcatattacatatatgctGGAAGTATATTCCAGTCTTCATCATTCAATGATATGAAGTTTGAATTTTTGTTACTACATACTGTTGATAAATCTTGGGAACTagtttttttgaaatttaaaagaaattgtAAAATACATTCTGAGGCGTATTTAATTGAATCGTGTTCAACAATTTGCTCATAGTTAAAAACTTCGAATAATATTGCttcatctttattttctgTTAATGTTAAAACtgtattattaaaacatgGAGTATTAGCAATATAACATTTATGCattgatatatttgtataattatataaattattatttcctatatatttttttaagctTGAATTATTCTCATCAAAGtcttcatcattatttCCTCCCTCTTGACAaccaaatttattattcatgTAAAAATATCCATTACTATCATTATCGGTTGTACTATTACAATTACTATTTGATAATAGCAACATATCTTTagctatattatatttatgaacaTTTTCGTCTTCTATTTTGTTATCAGATGTTTTGTTTTCCTCATTCATTTCTTTCGTACCGTCAACCAGTTCACTCTCCTCACTCTCCTCACTCTCCTCAACCGTCTCAGCATTTTCAACCTTTTCAACCTGTTCAACCTTCTCAGCATTTTCAACCTGCACACTTCCTTCTTCGATTTTAACTTCactattacattttttcaatacCATACTTGCATTTTCTTCCTTATCATTTGACATGTAGTCAATTAGTTTATTTACTGCATCATTATAATATGACTTATCGACaccattttgtttttgtttttgtttttcaaaataaaaattattatgtaatccaccaaaatatttaccactctctttttcttttattaaaattaattttgttcCCTTCTTTGTTGTACACATCTCTTCAAATATGTAACTATTTTTAGCCTTACTAGTTAATTCCAAATTgttactttttttacatacTGATACATTATATCCACTATACTTACTAAATGGCCCAACATAAATCATGTTTTTACTTTCATCAtcatttacaaaaaaaatacctCGAGTTTCACTTTTGTATGAGATCGAGCTGGggaagtaaaaaaaaaaatgaaaaaagttgaaaaaaattgaaacaTATAACATACACAAGTCAGTGCtcctaattttttatttcatttgaaAGAACATACCATTTGTTCTTGCTTTCCTGGGTGATATCCAAAAACTGAAAATcgataaaaaaggaaaaagaaaatgagcAAAATATAAACGTGTATATTATGTTATGCTTTACTCACGCAATAAAAAGCGCTTAGTAAGTTTTCTCTCCCTTTTCAGCCTTACCAAATCTGTGTCATAAAcagaaataaatttatgatTTCGGTTTTGAGTAAATAAATAGGTGTCCCTTGATCGTAATACATTTTTGCATATGTCTACATAACCATCCCATAACtaatgaaaagaaaaaaatatgtgaatAGCAAATGCATGAACAAGATCATGTATACATATGACTACATTATctgcatttttattattttttttttacaattttcaaGAGCATTGATTGGGGATGTCCTTCAAAGCATAAGTCATCTTTGTCccttatttttcttttaattattaatttagaCAGtttctgaaaaaaaaaatataaaaaatataaaatataaaaccaaaagctataaatatatgcacacaCAATCGTTTgacacatttttatttctcaCATCGCATAAGCCATTTTCAATGTGATCCATTTCCTTTTTCCtattttctaaaattgtattcaattttttactatGATTTTTCaaagatatattttcattctgtgaaaaaaaagaaaaaataaaaatgacaaaAGGTAGGTATATACCCATAGAATGTTGttgaaattttatatatactaatgGGTTGTACAGAATAAATAAGACAATAAAATGAATGtgaatttgtatataatatttattgattTTACCTGGAATATAAGGTTTTCGTTCTCCTGTTCTTTCAATTTACTATATAaaatctaaaaaaaaaatatgaacaacatttttaaaaataaaaaaaaatacaattataaaacttatatgaggaatattttttttaattccaGACTTGTATAATAGAGTCCCTTTGAGACACTTCATTGGTTTTGTTGTCAACATTTTCCtagcattaaaaaaaatgtaaaatgaagtaataataataattacacttatttatttggttAATCcaattttacatatttcaagcgatataaataatatgtattacCATCAAttctgtattttttttttgttcgcTATCTAGCTCATTctgttcataaaaaaaagttcaaaaaaaaaaatatgtctatactattgtgtatatataagaattatacattttttaaattgacTTATTTATTGGCATACTTTTAATTCTTGCATTTTAGAATTTAGAGTTGTGACTTCATTctgttaaaaaatgtaatttaattaaattatatttattttgtaaaattataattcatATGGTTGTTgctttacaatttttttaaaatttatttaaccTTAAGAACACTGTTTTCATCATTCAACaagtttattttattttggttTTCCTTTATACAAGTATCCTTATTCtgcaaaattttataaaattaggATAATAGTTATCGTGTGtgcatttttaattaaatgtATTTTCGCTagttatgaaaaaaaaaatatgtacgttcataattttttccacattttttgtatattatttattgttgttcataaatttaaataccGAATTGTCCTCTGAAAGATCAtctacttttttttgtaagtTGTTATACTTtattacaatatttttcatattgtTTTCTTGTctatctttttcttttcctaattcttcattttttttttcaatcttttttttctcttcttCTAGTTgctgtttatatatttcaaaatgttttttctcCATTAAAAACTTGTCTTCATCTTCCTTTAATTTATCCTTTtctttattcatatattccatttccatttttactttattttgacaagatattattaattccatttcattttcacgttgttttttctcttcctataatgtagaaaatttaattattaaatatggttatgcatatttttcaaatcaAAAACattgtaaaatttttacaaaaatataattggggtttgtttttaaaagtaTTTTACCTTAAGGGCGTCAATTTCTTTACTTAGTGAATCGATTGTGTTACTTTTGtcctataaaaaaaatataattattatatccaGAACtgatttaatattattcagtataaaatattgtataagcatataagtattttttataatattacatGATTAAGCTTTCTTAGATCTTCACATTCTTCTTGCATGGTGTCTAATTGTTCCTGAAAAATGTCACAATATGTAATGtagaattatatatatatattatatatataacatgtttgaaaaataaattttatttttttaccttTGACTTTTCAATTTCTAAATAAAGATTGGAGATTTCTTCTTggatttcttttaattcgtcctataataaatataacataaaaggattgaaaaataaattgtgcattacaaaaaaaagaactACAAGTATTTGCCACCCATTTtcaacaattttatttaccaTATGTGCTTCCTTTAGAGAGGTCAAATTTTCGTTAATCTCATAAATGGCCTTTTCATACTCCTCAATGTCTTCTTcaagtttatttttttcctccAGCACTTCTTGGAAATTTGCCTAACCATCAAAATGAGCAACAAAACGAGAGAATAAGTAAGTAAATAAGCAAGCAAGTAAATATGCCATTGTAAGGATCGAATGTACATTAAATGAGGAACAATAGGGAGTGTCAAAATGAGACAGaatgtaataaattttgaCTCACCTTTAGGTTCATGTATTCATTATCTTTTCCTTTTATCACAGATTCCAGTTTCCAGACCTTTCCTTGAAAGTTCTAAAAAAACGGAAAAAGGGCATATATTATGCTtgcttttaaaaaataagtatgTACAACcataatgttatatatgcctaatataattgtattattattttttaagattACATTTGACGATTCATCTAAGTTTTTCTTTGTCATAACATATAGCCCCTATAAACCAAGCATATTCATCAAGCATGTTTATtcaaacatatttatataatgtttACATGTGTgtgcaaaaatatattggttattttttatggatatttttttttacatatatttctcTATAATTATTGCTCAATTCTTCAAATTCTTcatttctcttttttaaCTCAttctccatttttttaattcccatctaaaaaaaaatgaattaaaatttattacatttgTAAATACAAGTTTCTATATTTcattcaaatatatatttatatttttttttcaaatttgtACAAGCAACTCATTGCCAATAggttttttaatttgtatattttgtgTGCCCTTTAGCATTTCGTATTAAtctaaaaaatagaataaaaatatacataaaaattgaatAGCAACATGTAACcgtaatatatgtatgtaacTACGAGCAAACCGATTCAACATGCatgtatacatacataataAGGGAATGTGCATATCCTtactttatatttaaaatatttctttagtgtatataa containing:
- a CDS encoding autophagy-related protein 23, putative, whose amino-acid sequence is MLKGTQNIQIKKPIGNELLMGIKKMENELKKRNEEFEELSNNYREIYGLYVMTKKNLDESSNNFQGKVWKLESVIKGKDNEYMNLKANFQEVLEEKNKLEEDIEEYEKAIYEINENLTSLKEAHMDELKEIQEEISNLYLEIEKSKEQLDTMQEECEDLRKLNHDKSNTIDSLSKEIDALKEEKKQRENEMELIISCQNKVKMEMEYMNKEKDKLKEDEDKFLMEKKHFEIYKQQLEEEKKKIEKKNEELGKEKDRQENNMKNIVIKYNNLQKKVDDLSEDNSNKDTCIKENQNKINLLNDENSVLKNEVTTLNSKMQELKNELDSEQKKNTELMENVDNKTNEVSQRDSIIQILYSKLKEQENENLIFQNENISLKNHSKKLNTILENRKKEMDHIENGLCDKLSKLIIKRKIRDKDDLCFEGHPQSMLLKILWDGYVDICKNVLRSRDTYLFTQNRNHKFISVYDTDLFLDITQESKNKCSISYKSETRGIFFVNDDESKNMIYVGPFSKYSGYNVSVCKKSNNLELTSKAKNSYIFEEMCTTKKGTKLILIKEKESGKYFGGLHNNFYFEKQKQKQNGVDKSYYNDAVNKLIDYMSNDKEENASMVLKKCNSEVKIEEGSVQVENAEKVEQVEKVENAETVEESEESEESELVDGTKEMNEENKTSDNKIEDENVHKYNIAKDMLLLSNSNCNSTTDNDSNGYFYMNNKFGCQEGGNNDEDFDENNSSLKKYIGNNNLYNYTNISMHKCYIANTPCFNNTVLTLTENKDEAILFEVFNYEQIVEHDSIKYASECILQFLLNFKKTSSQDLSTVCSNKNSNFISLNDEDWNILPAYM
- a CDS encoding steryl ester hydrolase, putative — encoded protein: MALNTLNGGLSVANTNVTPILNEIKNEPYDFNFINENNNNNNWKKGLPNDLINTLEKLDDMERAVLQATNGDYKVEKHHAYTVDGYQLNLYHVVESGKNGVPLKKKNPKKEVFCLGHGLFESSISTIANGYTSLPIKLFLKNYDVWLCNNRGSGLTEYVGKKYAMKKNLERYTIEDLYDIGFDENDFQKKNNQDQPNLTKNKSDVNTKEVSKTNLRQKPTTNCQNNGNGKEPMIGETSKSGTLKQKKLTSNTKENVRNDNLFNSDDINIKKMFELVGITEKDLKSIDNMKRKDVKKNIKEKNRWTFEDMGAKDIPAIVKYIATETQQDKIKYVGLSQGSISFLIGGCVSPYVNNSIEKCYLMSLPIILPTRSNMERPLKMFIAISKHFKTILKFRRYLMKYLPKKYHKHHIIDLAHHLTSDVLKFVLYSPSNKDIYYLNTPSGSTSDANMKRWLSSFIANEPTTGIFEKNNKRCTIPICLIYGDKDCLVDSDSSIKYMQKIFKPPQLEIIRHPEWSHLDPMVSDNDDIIFSHIIKDSQNDKPKKKKN